The following are encoded in a window of Methanoregula sp. UBA64 genomic DNA:
- a CDS encoding aldo/keto reductase — protein sequence MLYRKMPKTGDELSVLGFGCMRLPEKGDGSIDEDRAIRQVRYAIDHGVNYVDTAWPYHMGQSEPLVGRALLGGYRERVKLATKLPSWLIKKREDMDTYLDAQLAKLQTDHIDYYLVHALVGDLWDNVERLGVKEFLARAKADGRIRNAGFSFHGASEDFARIVDAYPWDFCQIQYNFLDEKNQAGKKGLEYAASKGLGVVIMEPLRGGNLTKTVPPTIQEIWNEAPKKRTPAEWALRWIWNHPGVTVVLSGMNDESHIKENLAIADTATPGSLTGNELALVQRVEKKYRELLKVGCTGCQYCMPCPQGVNIPLCFEEYNNLYLTGNTDGEKFMYAARLGGAVGLGKSEYASLCVQCGECAEKCPQHLEIPAFLESVVEELEGPGFDERVATARQVFKQI from the coding sequence ATGCTCTACAGGAAAATGCCAAAGACCGGGGACGAACTTTCCGTTCTCGGGTTCGGGTGTATGCGCCTCCCTGAAAAAGGGGACGGCTCGATCGATGAAGACCGGGCCATCAGGCAGGTACGGTACGCCATTGATCACGGGGTCAACTATGTGGACACGGCATGGCCCTACCACATGGGGCAGAGCGAGCCGCTTGTCGGCAGGGCCCTTCTTGGCGGCTACCGCGAAAGAGTGAAACTTGCCACAAAGCTCCCCTCATGGCTGATAAAAAAACGGGAGGACATGGACACGTACCTCGACGCGCAGCTGGCAAAACTCCAGACTGACCATATCGATTATTACCTTGTCCACGCCCTTGTCGGCGACCTCTGGGACAATGTCGAAAGGCTGGGGGTTAAGGAGTTCCTTGCCCGGGCAAAGGCCGATGGCCGGATCAGGAATGCCGGCTTCTCCTTCCACGGCGCGAGCGAGGATTTTGCCCGGATCGTGGATGCATATCCATGGGACTTCTGCCAGATCCAGTATAACTTCCTCGATGAGAAGAACCAGGCTGGTAAAAAGGGCCTCGAATATGCCGCTTCAAAGGGCCTTGGCGTTGTCATTATGGAGCCCCTCCGGGGCGGTAACCTGACAAAGACCGTGCCCCCGACGATACAGGAGATCTGGAACGAGGCGCCAAAAAAGAGGACGCCCGCGGAATGGGCGCTGCGCTGGATCTGGAACCATCCCGGGGTTACGGTTGTCCTGTCAGGGATGAACGACGAGTCCCACATCAAAGAGAATCTCGCAATCGCAGATACGGCAACTCCCGGTTCGCTGACCGGGAACGAGCTGGCTCTTGTACAACGCGTGGAGAAGAAGTACCGGGAACTCTTAAAAGTGGGCTGTACCGGCTGCCAGTACTGCATGCCATGCCCGCAGGGAGTCAATATCCCGCTCTGCTTTGAAGAGTACAACAACCTGTACCTGACCGGGAATACCGATGGGGAAAAATTCATGTATGCTGCACGGCTCGGTGGTGCGGTTGGGCTCGGGAAGTCTGAGTATGCGTCATTGTGCGTGCAGTGCGGGGAGTGCGCTGAGAAATGTCCCCAGCACCTGGAGATCCCGGCGTTTCTTGAATCCGTTGTAGAGGAGCTGGAAGGCCCTGGTTTCGATGAGCGTGTTGCAACGGCCCGGCAGGTTTTCAAGCAGATATGA
- a CDS encoding winged helix-turn-helix transcriptional regulator: MKKTPKKYKYSWPIEATLDVIGGKWKPLVIYQLKEGTLRFSQIVEKVQPRITPRMLTKELRELETSGLVIRKVYAQVPPKVEYSLTETGASLIPILDDLCDWGSEHMGDDIEFKCDE; the protein is encoded by the coding sequence ATGAAAAAAACACCGAAGAAATACAAGTACAGCTGGCCAATCGAGGCGACCCTGGATGTGATCGGGGGCAAGTGGAAGCCCCTGGTGATCTACCAGCTTAAGGAAGGAACGCTCCGGTTCAGCCAGATCGTAGAGAAGGTGCAGCCGAGGATCACACCAAGGATGCTGACAAAAGAACTCAGAGAACTGGAGACCTCCGGGCTTGTCATCCGGAAGGTATACGCACAGGTCCCGCCAAAAGTGGAGTACTCGCTTACGGAAACGGGGGCATCCCTCATCCCGATCCTCGACGATCTCTGCGACTGGGGATCTGAGCACATGGGAGACGATATCGAGTTCAAGTGCGACGAATAA